A stretch of DNA from Kazachstania africana CBS 2517 chromosome 3, complete genome:
CCTAGCGTCATCAACACCTGTGTAAAATCCTGGAGGGTACTTTTCCTCGAAAGGAACAAACTTAAAAGCAATTGGGAAATGAATGTAGTACAAATCAATGTAATCAAGACCTAGATCCTGTAAATTTCTCTTTAGGGCCAATTTAACGTGATCGGGGTGATGGTAAGAATTCCATAATTTGGAGACAACAAAAAGATCAGATCTTTTTACTAATCCCTCGTCAATAGCTTTCTTGATACCTTGGCCTACTTCTACCTCATTACCGTAGTCCGTGGCACCATCGAATAAACGGTAACCTAATTTGATAGCTTGATAGACTTGTTCTGCACaaatatcatttgaaatcttccaGCACCCTAGACCTACTAATGGCATCTTTTGGCCATTGTTCAATGTAACTAATGAAGGCATGATAACAGTTATTGTTTTTTGTTGTGGTTGCAAATGAAATCCTTTAAGATAAACTAATGTGCTTTTGGAGCTCCCAgcttatttttcaatagtatCTATGAATTTTCGCATGTGAGAAAAAATAACGCAAGAAAGATCTGACATAAAGGCACCGAGATTAAAGACAAAGGGCTACAGGGTTCTTATGAAATCTAAGAGGCTATTGAGTAAATAATTATGTTACTAGACtagccaaaaaaaaaatagctGATGAAGAGAAGGATGTATTTTATTTAACGAAATGTATCGAGTTATAGCTTAGCAGTCTCCAGATGGACCGTTTCCAAGGCTTCGCCAAGTTCGTCTGCTGCCTCAGTTAATATATAGTGGAGCTCATTCACgtcaaataatgaaaattctgGCTTGCAAACGATATTAATATGAAGCCAGTCATTATTGATCATATATGCCAGACCCACCCCAATGTCATTAACTTGCGACCATCCATATCCATTCAAGAATTCGCTAGATAATTGTGAAGTGGAAACGAGCCAAGTTGAAGagtaattgaaaattaGATCATCAAATAAGGGAACATTTTCTCCGTCTTGtaacatattttttaaGCCAAAAAAATGCCTATCCACACCGTTCCCACTTGCTGCTTCCTTTAAGTAAGCTGAGTGATCTGCAGTTGCTTGtttaaacaaatttattttctcaGATAGTGCCACGTTAGGATCTTCCCAAGTTCTTACGAACTGGGAAGAAGCCGTAGTTACTACCCTTCCAGTCTCCGTTCTACCTTTGAAAAACATTCTAGTAGACGCAGCCTCATACGTAGGTAGCTGCCTACCCAGATATTTGTAAATAGccaattgaataatttgttGAATATACGCATCTGGTGATATCTTATGTTTCTTCATAAAGTTTTTACCATATCTCTTGTATTGCCAAACCTTTAAATCATGCTGACCCATAACttgtttgaattttgtttttgcTAGCTTTATATCTCTCTGTAGGGATGTATTTATCGCAAAAGGCAGCAATTCTGGCCTgtaaatttcatttggGGTCATAACAATTTGATTAAGAAATTCCCTTGGACTCAACTTGCTTAATTGTTGCATAATATAGTTGTttaaaaacaaatttgGAGTACCGTCCATTTTCGAATGTTCTGCTAAGAAACCAGAATGACCATTACCACATACAATAAATTGTAGCGGCTTATCGTAGAACCTATTGAATCCATTACCATGCCACGAGTTTCTTGCTTGCGATTCAAGCGTTATTGGTGTTTCATCTAAATCTAGACATAATATGAATGACGATTTATAAATGGTCTCAagagatttttttgaaattggatCATTGATTAGTTGCGCATATGACTTCCGCCATTCGTCTCTTGGTAACGATGTCAAGCAGCCAATATGGTCTTGTTGTGTGACATTCAAGGTGACAATAGAATAAAGTTGTTGCCATATATTGTTTGCAGATAATGGCTTACCATCTGTATCATGCGTACTCACTCTAAAGAAATTTCCCTTAAATGAGATGATCATGAAATTATTCTcatatattgaataaaatacGTTTGAATCCTTAGATTGACCAGGTTTACGTGAATTATTAAACATTAATTGAAAACTGTTCATACAAAAAGGTACTTTTCTAATTAGTTCTGGAGgtaaaatttcatccttAAGTGCCTCGATAAATTTCACTACTGTCATTATAATTGCTGTCGCTTTAACCAATGggtctttttcaatttctgcATGCGTCATTGGAAGAGGTTTATGACTGAAGAAATACGATACGTAAGGTACAACAGGATCATTATATTGTAGGTAAGCTTGTTCATCCCAAAATGTTGATAACCAATTTCTCTTATCGTTGGAAAATTGAATGAGACGATTTTGCAAAATTGGACCCATTCCttgcaaaaaattttgaattaataatttttgttgCTCTAATTCTTCACTAGAATTAATAAATGGTTCAATAGTTTTTagatatttatttaaagtGACTTTCAAATCTGGTATTGGCAAGGAAGGCAGTTGAGCTTGGTTTTGATAAGTATTAC
This window harbors:
- the CAT2 gene encoding carnitine O-acetyltransferase CAT2 (similar to Saccharomyces cerevisiae CAT2 (YML042W); ancestral locus Anc_5.512), producing MQIAKKHYRFPKPTPLSLYKRSLMTYSKDENQSQLLQKFPFETNNNEFYWAKQSNAVHQSNRLNFRGNTYQNQAQLPSLPIPDLKVTLNKYLKTIEPFINSSEELEQQKLLIQNFLQGMGPILQNRLIQFSNDKRNWLSTFWDEQAYLQYNDPVVPYVSYFFSHKPLPMTHAEIEKDPLVKATAIIMTVVKFIEALKDEILPPELIRKVPFCMNSFQLMFNNSRKPGQSKDSNVFYSIYENNFMIISFKGNFFRVSTHDTDGKPLSANNIWQQLYSIVTLNVTQQDHIGCLTSLPRDEWRKSYAQLINDPISKKSLETIYKSSFILCLDLDETPITLESQARNSWHGNGFNRFYDKPLQFIVCGNGHSGFLAEHSKMDGTPNLFLNNYIMQQLSKLSPREFLNQIVMTPNEIYRPELLPFAINTSLQRDIKLAKTKFKQVMGQHDLKVWQYKRYGKNFMKKHKISPDAYIQQIIQLAIYKYLGRQLPTYEAASTRMFFKGRTETGRVVTTASSQFVRTWEDPNVALSEKINLFKQATADHSAYLKEAASGNGVDRHFFGLKNMLQDGENVPLFDDLIFNYSSTWLVSTSQLSSEFLNGYGWSQVNDIGVGLAYMINNDWLHINIVCKPEFSLFDVNELHYILTEAADELGEALETVHLETAKL